The following nucleotide sequence is from Ferrimicrobium acidiphilum DSM 19497.
AGACGCGTTTCGTGAGCAGCTAGAGAGTGTCCAATACCTCGAGCTCAGCTTTGAGGAACGCTTCGCAATGTTAGTAGACCGGGAGGCAATGGATCGAGAGGCCAGAAGGCTCGCTACCCGGCTACGTGCTGCCAAGCTCAGACATCAAGCCACTATTGAGGACCTCGACTTTCACACCCCGAGAGGACTGGAGCGTTCGATGATCATGGGCTTTAGCTCATCTCACTGGGTAGATGCACACCAGAACATTCTGGTCACCGGTCCAACTGGAATAGGTAAGAGTTACCTTGGGTGTGCACTTGCCTACGCTGGGATTCGATCTGGCCATAGTGCACTGTACCGGAGGGCACCAGCTCTCTTTGCGGATCTAGCCATCGCCAGAGGTGATGGAAGGTATCTGAAGGTACTCGGGAGCCTTTCACGTGCTGAGATACTAGTCATAGACGATTTCGGACTCACACCACTCACAGGGAGCGAACCCTCGGACCTATTGGAAGTATTGGAGGATCGATCTGAACGCAAGTCGACCATCGTCACCTCACAGCTTCCCGTTGACTCCTGGCATGAGGCACTTGGGGATCCGACGCTCTCTGATGCAGTCCTCGATCGTCTCCTGTGTAACGCTCACGTTATCCAGATGAACGGGGCCTCCATGAGGACAAAGAAGTCATGAGTGTGAGCAGCCCAGAACAAACCCAGGAGCCATTACGTAACGTTACGAAACCATCGTTGTCAAGGATCTGCGAGGGGCCGGGATGCACCCAGATTCTGGGCCAACAACCCAGGGGAAGACCGGCACGGTACTGCTCGGCCGCCTGTCGTGTAGCTGCACATCGACGACGAAAGAGAGGACCGGTCACAGCAGAGGTGCACTTTGGTTCCGCTAGTACAAGAAATCGAAGCGAGGAGCGGTCGTGGATGGTCAAGCTACGTCGCGACAACGACGAACTGATCGTTGTCATCGGTCAGAGCAGAGATGGTGCGCAGTGTCTCGCTAGTCGGCCCAACGATTTTCTCAACTGAGGATACAACCATCCAAGATGGAGTAGAACTCCGACCTTTGGGGTGCACATAAATCAATCGAAAAGGAGCCAATTCTCGACCCATCAGATATACACTTCAAACAGTCCGTCTCGCGTCCTCTAGGGGGTGGCAAACTTCAGCGAGAACAGGTGGCAGATTTCAGCGAGAATGGGTGGCAAGTTTCGCAGGAATACGCAGATTGGGACCCTGACAGACCTTGGTTTGAAGGGGATGGCAGACG
It contains:
- the istB gene encoding IS21-like element helper ATPase IstB, producing the protein MANFSENRWQISARMGGKFRRNTQIGTLTDLGLKGMADAFREQLESVQYLELSFEERFAMLVDREAMDREARRLATRLRAAKLRHQATIEDLDFHTPRGLERSMIMGFSSSHWVDAHQNILVTGPTGIGKSYLGCALAYAGIRSGHSALYRRAPALFADLAIARGDGRYLKVLGSLSRAEILVIDDFGLTPLTGSEPSDLLEVLEDRSERKSTIVTSQLPVDSWHEALGDPTLSDAVLDRLLCNAHVIQMNGASMRTKKS